The genomic stretch GTTGTCGGCGATGATGTTGCCGAAGAGCTGCCCGGCAATGACTGCGTTCTTGACCCGCACGTTGGCCTGGACGGCGCCGGTCTTGCCGATCACCAGCATCTCGGGGGTCTCGATCTCACCCCGGAACTCGCCCTCGACGCGCAGCGTGCCGACGGCGTGCACCTTGCCCTCGAAACGGCAACCCTGGGCCAGCACCGAGGTCTGGCCGCCGACGTTCTCGTGCG from bacterium encodes the following:
- a CDS encoding polymer-forming cytoskeletal protein, with protein sequence MLGKESDTHENVGGQTSVLAQGCRFEGKVHAVGTLRVEGEFRGEIETPEMLVIGKTGAVQANVRVKNAVIAGQLFGNIIADNKIELQSGSHVEGDIKTKRLVIDEGVFFEGNCSMGGPKQVPGGPAATPRPQQPGAPAPQK